agattttaaattcaaaatcatagGCAACATTTGACTTCTTGTGATCTGTCCAAAAACAGCTCATCTATTGTAATTGAAGGCAGCTTGCGCGGCCCTGTCTTGTaacccaaaaaaccaaaaaggaaaaatccAAGGCATCTCCATTATCCGACACAAGTTCGTCCACAGAAGCATGATTTAGGCACGGATCCCTGATTTCCGTCATAGAAAAACGCTGCATTGCCTTAAATAAACAACCAATTCTATTAGCGAAAAAGAGATTATATTTCTCCAGATTCaagattataatattattaattttaaaatttgtacaattaattgagatatatgAGGAAGTTGATTTGAacagtagtagtaataaaaaatcatatttttttaattcttattaaaacatttaatactGGAGAAGGAAACACAATGAACATCTTTGCGAGCCCAGTTTTGGCCACtgatttgaataataaaataaagtaaaataaaagcaCATCTTTGGCCACTGATTCAGGGATTCTTGTCAAGATTAGGTCTACCTTTCCACCGCCAAGAAAAAAGATGGAATTACTCCATTGAAGATAGTAAAAAGACTTTTTTTCACAAGGAAACAAAAACTAGCAAAAAGCGACACTTTGTTCAACAGAAAATAGACCCACCAGTCACCATTTATCAActcccctctctccctctccctttcCCTCATCCCCATCATAACTCCTCCATCAATGCCTCACATGCACACTCACGAGTCAAAACAAAGgagaagaagcaacaaacttAACTAAACCCAGATTcctcaagaaattaaaaaaagaaaagaaaaaagaaatggaaagtgCAAAAACACAGCCTTGACATCCTCAACCCAACAACACATGTGTTACAGAGGGATCCCAATTGGACTTGGCATCTCCACTTTCTcttccaaacaaaaaacaccatGGAAAGGTTTCCACCACATCCCACTTTCCTTTCCGGGATAAAAAAGGCCCACTCACTCAACTTTCCTaacatattataattatcaGAAAACTAACTACAACAGTAAAGCcatattcttttccttttgtttctcctAGTCTTCTCTCTTTCCTTCCTAATTCCTTCACCAGCTCTCTCCCTCTGTTTCTCTCAACTCTATCTCTCTCTGTCCTTCTATTGTCTACCATGGCAACTCTTCAGGACATAGGAGTCTCAGCTCTCATTAACATTCTTGGTGCTTTTGCATTCTTGCTAGCTTTTGCTTTCCTCAGAATCCAACCCATCAATGACAGAGTTTACTTTCCGAAGTTGTACATTAGTGGAGGAAGGAGCAGCCCAAGAAGGGCTGGTAACTTTGTGGGCaaatttgtcaacctcaatgtCAAGACGTACTTTACTTTCTTGAATTGGATGCCTCAAGCCTTGAAGATGACCGAAGCAGAGATTATCAATCATGCTGGTCTTGACTCTGCTGTTTTTTTGAGGATTTACACTCTCGGGtactcttcttttttccatttagAACTCTCCATTTCCTCAGTTTGATAAAATGCTCTCGATTTGCTTGACTATGAAACCAATAGGTAGTGGAAATTGAAAATCTTGAAAGGTTATGAGTGACAGTGAAAGTTTCTCAAGTGAAATGAAGGCAATTTTTGAACTTTGGCTTCTTGGAGCTTTATGTGGGTATCTATGCAGTACATATGGTAATCTTTGCATATGTCCATCTTGAGTTGTTTATTGAAGAAGATTGAGAGAAGATGCTTGTCTTTCTTTGCAAGTTCATTTAGTGTACCATTGACACTGACTGATGCTCTTCaattgcgtttttttttttttttataaatgggTTCAGAAGAGAATCCCATTTTGCTGTCTTTTCCTTATAAAACCAGTTAAGactttgaggacttaattatcAGTTTTGACAGAAGTTTAACAACTGATGTTTTCCAATTCATCTGGCAGCTTAAAGATTTTTGGGCCAATTACAATCCTTGCGCTCTTAATTCTCATTCCAGTGAATGTATCTAGCGGAACACTATTCTTCTTAAGGAAAGAATTGGTTATGAGTGACATTGACAAGCTTTCGATATCAAATGTTCGTCCTCAATCCATAAGGCAAGTTTTTGCTTTCGCATATGTATTTTAACTTCTCTATCATTACTTTGAGGATTGTTTCTCCACTCTTTTCTGCTTGAATTACCTTTCTGTTAATGGATCTGATTTCCTAACAAATGGATGCAATTGACACTTGGCTGGTGTCACTCATCAAACTGaaggaagaaaagggaaaatccATGATTATGTATGTTTTTTAGATGCATAACATAGCATATTCCAGTTGAAGTTTCAGAAATTACGTAGGCATGACTTATTTGGATATTGTTAGTTGAATGGCACTACATACAGGGTTTGTCTTTTCGTTGTTTCATATATATCTTCATTTGAAGTTGCAAACCtctaatattagaaatattagtTGCAAAATTGTGTAATTCTCTTACTTTTTGGCAACATTGTGTCTAGATAGTCCAACTTGAGAGCCTAGGAAAAAAGGCAGCATAAAGAATGGCTTCTTTATGTTCTATTGCTTTATTACAACtttgaagatatatattttagtatattctgaggaatatattttttaatcaatttcagGTTTTTTATCCACATAGCATTGGAATATGCATTCACTATATGGATTTGCTTCATGCTCTACAAAGAATACGATCATGTAGCTTTGATGAGATTGCGCTTCTTGGCTTCAAAAAGAAGACATGCTGAACAGTTCACTGTGAGTTGGACTCAAATTTTCTTCACTGTTTACAAGAGAATTTTCtgcatgacatcaatcaaaagTAAACAAACATATTGTTCGTTTCAGTCAAATTTCTTGTATTGGAAATTCatttagtttatatgatgatCTAACTACATGCTTAGTTCTGTTTTTTAGAAGGCTtgcttcttgttatttttttggtgtatttgACATTTGAAGAGAcatgatcaagaaagaaaagaagtagaTGCATCTCATGAGTAAATTAAAGGATAAAGCTGGTATTCTTCTCATAAACTTACTATCTTTTGCAGGTAGTGGTCAGGAATGTTCCACATGTTTCTGGCCGGTCAGTATTAGACACAGTGGaacaattttttcaaacaaaccaTCCAAATACTTATCTTTGTCAGCAGGTATTATAGTTTTATTGCGATTTATCTTGActaatttatcttttcttttttctgtaattttaatttggttatgtgaaaatggttttcttctggatttttatgtttgaatGATATATGCATGATTGCTAGTTCTCTTGATTAACTTTCCGACTATTTTCACGAgtaatttgattaaaatgaaaatagtcTTTGCATGGATTTTATGGAAGGATGGTATACGCATGATTGATGTGCTTAATGTTTTCTCAGCCTTGTAATTTATTGAAgagaatttgaattttcttttcaggCCGTCTATAatgcaaacaaatttgcaaagcTTGTGAGAAAAAGAGATAGACTTCGAAATTGGCTCGATTACAACCAGCTTAAATTTGAAAGACATCCAGACAAGAGGCCCACTCGAAAGGTAAGTTTTGTGTATTTAGATGTGTAGTTGTAACTTTCTTCTATTATGTGTGTGTGCATCATTGCATGTGTCAGCATGAGTTTGTCAAGGATCATTGGGAAAACTAACAAGTCTTTCACCACtgaaaaacacataataattcAAGTTTTCCAAGtgattgtaaaatttatttcatttcaatttcagGTCCATCCATGACCAATAAACCTTTTAACTTTGTAGGTTGTCAAATGAATTATAGTTTATATGTGTGCAcaattttacaaatcaagacattccaattgatttgaaaattaattcacGTGAGTTATAAACATCAAGTCCAATGATTGAATCAGTGGTAGTCAGATGTCATGGAATGGTGTAAATCATGGAAATCATACACCTTTTGTATTAAGCTTACATGACCAGAagtctttttttctattaaaagaGCATCACATTGATGGTttgacttgtttatttttcagaaaggtTTTCTAGGACTCTGGGGTGAAAGAGTTGATTCTATTGAACACTACAAACAACAAATGAAGCATTTGGAGAAAAACGTAAGTCATGAGTTCTTTTCTGTGTTCAGCCTATCAACATTTCATTACGTTGAGCTTAGTTGTCCTatgccatatttttttaacttgttttggATTCAATGTTTTACTTCTCAAAATTGTTGATTAAGACTCAGGTTACTGATTTTAAGACTATTTTGTTGCTTAATGCATTTATTTGCTGCCCATGTGTTTCAGATGGCATTGGAACGCCAAACAATTCTCAAAGACTCAAAATCTATATTGccagtttcttttgtttcttttaattcgCGTTGGGGGGCTGCTGTTTGTGCACAAACACAACAGAGCAAGAATCCGACTTTATGGTTGACAAATTGGGCCCCAGAACCTCGTGATATTTATTGGCGTAATCTGGCTATACCGTTCATGTCATTGACAGTCCGAAAGCTTATAATATCCGTGTCGGTTTTTGCCTTGGTGTTTTTCTACATGATACCCATAGCTTTTGTGCAATCCCTTGCAAACTTAGAGGGTCTCGAGAAAGTAGCTCCTTTCCTCAGGCCAGTCATAGAATTGTAAGTAGTGTAAATGTTTCTTCATTTTGTGAGTTGTCTAGTTTCATGCCAAATGAATCAAATTTATACAAATGTGTCTGTctcatatttttaacattgttgAATCTCTTTTAACATATTTAGAGAATTTATAGTTAGTCTTCACTATGTCATTGTAATTAGCATTTGCAACTGATGTTCTTATTGCCATTTTATTGTTCACGCACATTTCTTTATCTATGCTTCCTTAGTATTTGAAAATACTGTTGGCAAGTTAACTTGATGATTTTGGTCTTAACATCACTACTGTGTTATAGTGGATTAGATGATCATTAATGTGTTTTGAAATTGAGGCATTCTAGGCTTGGATTAATGACATTTTAATCAGACAACGATTTAGATGCCTTTTAAGATTTGGAATGCAAATAAAAGTGCCTTGACCTCCTTACTAAAAGGTTAATTTTGTGCAGGAAATTCATCAAGTCATTCCTACAAGGTTTCCTTCCTGGTCTAGCACTTAAAATCTTTTTGTACATTCTACCAACAGTTTTGCTGATAATGTCGAAAATCGAGGGATATATTGCACATTCAACTCTGGAGCGAAGAGCAGCAGCAAAGTATTATTACTTTATGTTAGTGAACGTATTCTTGGGAAGCATAATTGCTGGAACGGCTTTTGAGCAGCTGGATGCTTTTCTTCACCAATCACCAACCCAGTAAATTCGATATCTCTATAATCTTAGCTTTCCTAATTGCTACATTTGAAAAGTTTATTATAGATGTGGGTAATTTGGATGAGCTAGTGATTTTGTGATTTCATCATCAATCTTTATCTCTATATGTTCCAATATgatttaagaagaaaataatttattgcagGATTCCTAGGACTATTGGGGTCTCCATACCAATGAAGGCTACCTTTTTCATTACTTATATTATGGTTGATGGATGGGCTGGTATTGCTGGAGAGATTCTCAGATTGAAGCCATTGATCATATTTCATCTTAAGAATATGTTTTTGGTTAAGACTGAAAGAGACATAGAAAGGGCCATGGACCCTGGTAGTGTAGATTTCCCAGAGACTCTCCCAAGCCTCCAGCTATACTTTCTTTTGGGAATCGTGTATGCAGTGGTTACTCCAATACTGCTTCCTTTTATTCTAGTATTCTTTGCTTTCGCATACTTGGTTTACCGTCATCAGGTTAGTATATTCATGATGCTTGATTTTTTACAACCTTTGTCCTATGTTTACTAGCATTATGTTATTGGCATCTTTTAAAATGGATTGAGCAATATCTTTGAATTGACCTGAAAACATTTGCTTTGGGATTTTAGATTGGCCAAGATTTGGAACCCATAACCATGCTGCGTTTCTGATTGTCAATACTATATTCTAGAAAGCCAGTTGTTTGGTGTTATCTAACATCTTTAGTGGTGTGATCTTGTCTGTGCTGCCCACACAACTTCTTTTGTAGGTTTACCTTCAAAAGTAGACACTGACGTGCTTGGTAATGTCGCTGCTAAACTCCTAAGATAGCCTTTTTCTTATAGAAGCAGCTAGACCTACCTTGCTATCAGTGGGATGGAGAGTTCTTTCCCCCATAACAATGTCCTTTTCAGAACTGTCATATCCAAATGCAACATTCAGTATATCACAAATGTGTTAAATTtgctgataattttttatattcatttgcAATTACAATATTATCAGTAgttttattgttcttttaatGTATTCTACAAAGAAACTTGCGCATAGTTAATTTGGTAGATAACCGATCAACCAGGGACTTGTTTTTGCAAATGAAGGGAGATTGGGACTATGGTTTGAGTCCCACTTTAGGCCGGGAGGGAAAGCTCAAAATTCTAAATGCCTTACTATTTAAAGAGGAtggattatataaataaatgcactattttttatatgaataaaaaaagtaatgctAGAATTCTTTTCATGGtcaattatcttaatattgTTACTGCAGTATGTTTTGTACGCATTAGTTTTACTTGTTGATTTGCATGTCTACTTAATGTTGCAGATAGTTAATGTCTACAAT
This genomic interval from Populus alba chromosome 1, ASM523922v2, whole genome shotgun sequence contains the following:
- the LOC118038652 gene encoding CSC1-like protein At1g32090, which codes for MATLQDIGVSALINILGAFAFLLAFAFLRIQPINDRVYFPKLYISGGRSSPRRAGNFVGKFVNLNVKTYFTFLNWMPQALKMTEAEIINHAGLDSAVFLRIYTLGLKIFGPITILALLILIPVNVSSGTLFFLRKELVMSDIDKLSISNVRPQSIRFFIHIALEYAFTIWICFMLYKEYDHVALMRLRFLASKRRHAEQFTVVVRNVPHVSGRSVLDTVEQFFQTNHPNTYLCQQAVYNANKFAKLVRKRDRLRNWLDYNQLKFERHPDKRPTRKKGFLGLWGERVDSIEHYKQQMKHLEKNMALERQTILKDSKSILPVSFVSFNSRWGAAVCAQTQQSKNPTLWLTNWAPEPRDIYWRNLAIPFMSLTVRKLIISVSVFALVFFYMIPIAFVQSLANLEGLEKVAPFLRPVIELKFIKSFLQGFLPGLALKIFLYILPTVLLIMSKIEGYIAHSTLERRAAAKYYYFMLVNVFLGSIIAGTAFEQLDAFLHQSPTQIPRTIGVSIPMKATFFITYIMVDGWAGIAGEILRLKPLIIFHLKNMFLVKTERDIERAMDPGSVDFPETLPSLQLYFLLGIVYAVVTPILLPFILVFFAFAYLVYRHQIVNVYNQQYESAAAFWPHVHSRIIASLLISQLLLLGLLSTKEAANSTPLLVILPVLTLSFHKYCKIRFEPAFRKYPLEEAMAKDITDRTAESDVNLKAYLADAYLHPIFRSFEEEQPVEVKVKVEKNKPQTASDRISELSSPSPPHQVNQPSSPPHQVNHPSSPPHYVYHPSSPPQHVYDPSSPSHYAYHYENDIFHAPTPPHYAYHYENEP